The DNA sequence AGTTGCAGTTTTTGGCATTTGTATGGGTCACCTGTTGCTTGGTCAAGCATTGGGGGGTAAGACATGCAAAATGAAATTGTCCGAAACCTTCGAAAAGGCTGTGTTGAGATCAGTGCCCAGGTATATGCACGTGCAACAGAAAACTCTAGCTGATATACTGCTTTGTCGACTCCCGAGTTTTCTGTAACAATTGCACCTCAGTTCATCAATGTGTACATCCGTTTGAGCACTACGTTATTGCATAACGATGATGGTCTAGTTTATAGTTTAAATTAGAGCCGTTTGTACTTCAGATTTGTTGCGTGTGTTCACTtgtacaacaacatacccaatgaaatcccacaagtggggtctaagGAGGGTGTGTCCGCGTTATATTTTTATAATCTTGACGACTTCCCATATGCAGAATCACAACTACGCTGTTGACCCCGAGTCTCTTCCAGAAGGTGTAGAGGTGACTCATGTAAATTTGAATGACGGAAGCTGTGCTTTTCTTGCCTCCTCTAAAATGAAGCTGATGTCACTTCAATACCATCCCGAAGCATCTCCAGGGCCTCATGATCCAGATACTGGTAAACATATCCAAACTCCACCCCCTCCTCGTATGCAACAAACTTCTACCACTTGTTTCAGTGGTTGTCTATCTTTAGCTGTGAGCTTTTAATGAATATTGCCGTCTATTATGACTTATGTGGACTTGACGAAGATGATAAGTACAATGTCGAATGATGATGTTACATGGCCAATCACTTCTACAAAAGAAAATTTCTGAAGAATTACTTTATGTTGATTAAATCCTAATCTAGAATTCTGTAGTCTAAGTCGACGAAAGTA is a window from the Capsicum annuum cultivar UCD-10X-F1 unplaced genomic scaffold, UCD10Xv1.1 ctg83324, whole genome shotgun sequence genome containing:
- the LOC124895623 gene encoding carbamoyl-phosphate synthase small chain, chloroplastic-like; this translates as MQNEIVRNLRKGCVEISAQNHNYAVDPESLPEGVEVTHVNLNDGSCAFLASSKMKLMSLQYHPEASPGPHDPDTVFGEFIQLMKQEKVKA